The genomic region ATCTATGAGTGCAATTACTTCTGCAGTTTATATTATAAGAGCTAGGAGAAAGTGCAGGGAGTGGAGGCACAAGTAGTTTCTCAGGTAACATAAATGTGCCCTTTGGTGAGGAATATGAAAGACATCCAATGTTCTGCTCCACTGGCTAAAATTAAATGCTTGTGTGTTTCCATAGAGAATATATTGGGGGTTGGGGGTTACTTTGCTGCTTGTGGGTGGAATGGTTGTTTTCTCTTGCTGCTGTGGGGAACAGCAAGAAAATGTTGCTTAGGTCCTTACAACCACGGTCTTGTCCGTTTATGTTTTACTTTGAGATATGGCACAGAggcagtgtgagagtgagggagcgtgtgagagagaaagggagataaCAAATTTATGTTATTGTCAACAGATGAGTTCAAGATGTTTCTGACGAGGCTGCCTCAGAACCTCTTTCTCAACGGCTCAGCAATCCAGAACTTGTGGCTCCTGGATGGGACATTCCAGCGGCGCTATGAGCTCCTGGAGAGCAGCATGAAGAGCCTCTTCAGGAGGGCCCAGCGAGTGGTGTACAAGCTCTTCAGTCTCAGCAAGAGGTGTCAAAAACAGCCCCTCATCAACTTACCACGCGAAAGGTGAGCACAACAGCCTTGTCATTTCTTTATTGAAGTGCTGAAGTGGAGACCGATGTTTAGCGCAGGAATGAGATCATAGCTGGGCTTCTCCAGATTTTGTAAATAAATTACTTGCTGGTGGCTGAAAATTGGCCATATTTTACACTGAAATCTTTAGGGACTCGGGAGATGAATGTTTGTCAGTGCTGAATTTCAGGCCAGTTTCAGGCCACAGGCCAGTTTCTCTGTGCTGACAACCTGCTGACAGATAACAGCTCCGATTAAACCCTGGAGTAAGAAAGAGGAAGTTAGAGCTAATTCTGACCTTTGGATGAGGCCAAATTAAGTTTAACTAAAAAAAATGGGGAATTCTACAGAACTAGAGCAGGTAATTTACAGTGAATTGTAGTGCGACAAATGCTGCCACTCGTCATTACTAGTCTTATGTAACATTCTGTTACAGTCTGTGCAGTACTTGCATGACAATGATGTTTGACGCTGTTCtgtctaaataaataaattaaaaaatcaGAAACAAAATCTGACCACTACATTGAAGAGCCATGAgtcagtaataaaaaaaaatcaatataaAAACTAAATACCTTGTTTTTATGTGATTTCTCCATCAGTCATGTTTTGATTCCAAAACACATCCCAAAAGTACTACTCATAAATTATATACACTTTACTTTATATACTATAATACACTATACATACACTTTTAACATATTAGTACATTTACTTACTGAACTCCATCCTCTCTTTCTTTAAATGTAGGCCACGGTCATACTGGCTGAACTACTTCCAGTCATTACTGTACTGCTCAGAGAACAACCAGTTGGGCTTCTTTTCAGAGGAGCTGcacatgtgcatttgtgcataTGACCAAAGCTCATGCCAGGTGCCCACACCATGCTCCACCGGAGAAGGTGGAGCCTGTGCCACATGTGCCAGCGATAACCACACCCGCTGCGGGAGCTGCAACGCTGGCTACATGCTGAGTCAGGGATCCTGTCGACCAATGGTGGCTGACTCCACAGAGAACTACTTGGGCTTTGAAACTGACCTGCAGGACCTGGAGCTGCGTTATCTCTTGCAGAGGGCTGACCGTCGCCTAGAGGTCCACGCCATCTTCATTAGCAATGACATGCGTCTGAACAGCTGGTTCGACCCCTCATGGAGGAAGAGGATGCTCCTCACACTCAAGAGCAACAAATACAAGTCCAACCTGGTGCACATGCTCCTGGGAGTCTCCCTCCAGATCTGCCTTACTAAAAACAGCACCCTGGAGCCTGCACTTACCCTCTTCATCAATCCTTTTGGCGGGAGTCACTCAGAGAGCTGGCTGATGCCTGTTAATGAGAACAATTTCCCAGACTGGCAGTCCACTAAACTGGACCTTCCACTGGAGTGTTTTAACTGGACACTGACTCTGGGTAACAAGTGGAAGACTTTCTTTGAGACAATTCACATTTACCTGCGGAGCCGCATCAAAACGGCAGGTGTTGGCACCAACGAGAGTGTTTACCTGGAACCTCTGGAAATGAGCGACCCCTCCAGGAACTTGGGCTACATGAAGATCAACAGCATACAAGTGTTTGGTTACAGTATGCATTTCGACCCGGAGGCCATCCGGGACTTGATCCTGCAGCTGGACTACCCGTACACACACGGCTCACAGGATTCAGCCCTGCTGCAACTGCTGGAGATCCGAGACCGGGTGAACCGACTCTCCCCTCCGGGCCAGCAGCCCCTGGACCTGTTCTCCTGCCTGTTGCGCCACCGCCTCAAGCTCACAGCCAATGAGGTGGTGCGCATTCATTCTTCTCTCCAGGCCTTCAGCACTCGACTCCCAAACACTCTGGATTATGAGACAACTAAACTGTGTAGCTAACAGCTAAAATTTCATGTAGCTGTAAGATACTTTCATACACACAGAGAAGACTGCATGAACCAGAGTtgcaaagagaaagaaaagttaTGGATTCATAATAAACTAAGTAAATTATTGACTCTGATATTTCACAAATTCCCATTCATAAATAGAGCAGTGTACTAAAAGCATATCAGACATTTTACCTCTACCGTGTGGCACTGAGACCACTAGGAGGGATCTTTTACATAAAATGGTATGATTGTAACTTTTCTATGTCATTTTGCTTCAGTGAAAGTGCACTCAATTCCTTGGA from Brachyhypopomus gauderio isolate BG-103 chromosome 8, BGAUD_0.2, whole genome shotgun sequence harbors:
- the brinp3a.2 gene encoding BMP/retinoic acid-inducible neural-specific protein 3a.2 codes for the protein MLLGFPMALWKKVLSLSLHCWLAASAALAEQGPTGPLDWLLSDKGPFHHSQEYAEFVERNRQGFCTRYKIYREFGRWKVNNLAVERRDFLDTPLPLTPEFTRNIQLLGRRPSVQLITDNLIKKYGTHFLLSATLGGEEALTIFVDKRKLSKKAEVSDYTSNSTAVTLEALHQLAASYFIDRESTLRKLHHLQIASTAIKVTETRTGPLGCSNYDNLDSVSSVLVQSPENKVHLQGLQVILPDYLRDTFVQAALSYIACNGEGDFVCRNNDCWCKCDPKFPECNCPYMDIQTMEESLLRISESWSLLYKEFQDSDEFKMFLTRLPQNLFLNGSAIQNLWLLDGTFQRRYELLESSMKSLFRRAQRVVYKLFSLSKRCQKQPLINLPRERPRSYWLNYFQSLLYCSENNQLGFFSEELHMCICAYDQSSCQVPTPCSTGEGGACATCASDNHTRCGSCNAGYMLSQGSCRPMVADSTENYLGFETDLQDLELRYLLQRADRRLEVHAIFISNDMRLNSWFDPSWRKRMLLTLKSNKYKSNLVHMLLGVSLQICLTKNSTLEPALTLFINPFGGSHSESWLMPVNENNFPDWQSTKLDLPLECFNWTLTLGNKWKTFFETIHIYLRSRIKTAGVGTNESVYLEPLEMSDPSRNLGYMKINSIQVFGYSMHFDPEAIRDLILQLDYPYTHGSQDSALLQLLEIRDRVNRLSPPGQQPLDLFSCLLRHRLKLTANEVVRIHSSLQAFSTRLPNTLDYETTKLCS